From the genome of Halobacterium sp. R2-5:
CGAACGCCCGCGTCGGGCCGGTCGAGAGCGTCACCGAGGGCCGTGCGTTCGACCGAGAACCCCGGGAGGGGTTCGTCGACCAGCTTCGCACGGACCGGTCGTCGCGAAGAGACCCTGATGGTCACGCGCTCCCCCTCCTCGACCTCCATACCGGGAGGCGTCTGGAGCGAGATTGGGTGTTGCATTCCGCAATTGACCCGAACGCGCCCTTCAGATCCGACCTGGGTCACGATTCCCTGTCGTAACGACCCAGACCCGCTCGAGTCTGAGCCGGTCCATGACGAGAGACGGAGCGGCGGCAGGACACCGGCGTACTCCAGTTCGTCGCGCGTGTCGAAGGCCTCCTTTCGGAGGTACGGTGGCGTCGCGGCGTACCGCAACACCGTTTCGACGAACCCGCCGCCCCACTTCCTCTCGCCGTCTTCGTCGGGGAAGACGACGAGGCGGTCAGTCCGGAACACCGCCGCCGCGCGGGCGACGTAACCGAGCTTGCGAGTCGCCTCGCGTTTGTCCTCGGCTTCCCGGACGAGGGACGACGGCACGAGTACGCTGCGTGTCATGCCGTGTCGCGTCCGTGTCTCGTCACGAGACTGTAGCGTAGTTACCGACGCCTCCGGTAAAAGGGTGGCGTTTCCGCCGCCGGCCTGTGAGACCGTTTCACGGCCGTCTACCGCCGAATTCGTGTGCGAACTGTTCGCACTTTTCGGCAACTTACGGTACTCGCGTGCGCGACCCGGGTGCCGTCCCCGTATGTCGGTTTCTCCCAAAGCCGTCTCCAAAGCGTGGATTTATATACAACCCTGCCGTTGTTCGGAATGCGAACGAAGACAGGCGCGCTGGTAGTGTAGTGGTATCACGTGACCTTGCCATGGTCAC
Proteins encoded in this window:
- a CDS encoding putative RNA uridine N3 methyltransferase gives rise to the protein MTRSVLVPSSLVREAEDKREATRKLGYVARAAAVFRTDRLVVFPDEDGERKWGGGFVETVLRYAATPPYLRKEAFDTRDELEYAGVLPPLRLSSWTGSDSSGSGSLRQGIVTQVGSEGRVRVNCGMQHPISLQTPPGMEVEEGERVTIRVSSRRPVRAKLVDEPLPGFSVERTALGDALDRPDAGVRIATSRHGTPLSAASLGGYVERAARDGLTVAFGAPERGLPPMLGLTGDEVSEAVADQSTDAPARFDAWLNTIPQQGSEVVRTEEAMFASLGCLTLTE